From the Aquitalea magnusonii genome, one window contains:
- a CDS encoding flavodoxin family protein — protein MKRLLLLYASQTGRTLQLVAAVRASVAGLADDLQFNCLPAEQATLDDLLATDGIVLATPENFGYMAGKLKDFFDRTFYPAQGRTEGLACLLLVSAGNDGLGALQSMRRIIAGYGWHEVLPAVVVRGEPAAAQLAEVAERAEQLVAGMLIGRW, from the coding sequence ATGAAGCGCTTGCTTCTGTTGTATGCCAGCCAGACCGGTCGCACCTTGCAACTGGTGGCGGCGGTGCGTGCCAGCGTAGCGGGGCTGGCCGATGACCTGCAGTTCAACTGCCTGCCCGCCGAGCAGGCCACGCTGGATGATTTGCTGGCAACAGACGGCATCGTGCTGGCAACGCCGGAGAATTTTGGCTATATGGCGGGCAAGCTGAAAGATTTCTTTGACCGCACCTTCTACCCGGCGCAGGGCCGCACCGAGGGGCTGGCCTGCCTGCTGCTGGTGTCGGCGGGAAACGATGGTCTGGGCGCATTGCAATCCATGCGGCGCATCATCGCTGGCTATGGCTGGCACGAAGTGCTGCCCGCCGTGGTGGTACGCGGCGAGCCCGCGGCCGCGCAGCTGGCCGAAGTGGCCGAACGGGCCGAGCAACTGGTGGCCGGCATGCTGATCGGGCGCTGGTAA
- the fnr gene encoding fumarate/nitrate reduction transcriptional regulator Fnr — MSDQNQHTLHALKVSCSNCSLRELCLPIGLNRDEMTQLDAVIRQSRRLKRGEYLFRSGETFKSLFAVRTGFFKTSVASQDGREQVTGFLMSGELMGLDGISSNVHGCDAIALEDSEVCELPFNRMESLGRDIPSLQHHFFRLMSREIVRDQNVMLLLGNMKAEERLAAFLLNLSQRLSTRGFAANDFILRMSREEIGSFLGLKLETVSRTLSKFQQQGWLSVDHKHIQLIKADALKDLISGCTHANGV; from the coding sequence ATGTCAGACCAAAACCAACACACTCTGCATGCACTGAAGGTGTCCTGCTCCAACTGCAGCTTGCGCGAACTCTGCCTGCCCATCGGGCTGAACCGCGACGAGATGACCCAACTGGACGCAGTGATCCGTCAGAGCCGCCGCCTCAAGCGCGGTGAGTACCTGTTCCGCAGCGGCGAGACCTTCAAGTCCCTGTTTGCCGTGCGTACCGGTTTCTTCAAGACCAGCGTCGCCAGCCAGGATGGTCGCGAGCAGGTCACGGGCTTCCTGATGTCCGGCGAACTGATGGGCCTGGACGGCATTTCTTCCAATGTCCACGGTTGCGATGCCATCGCACTGGAAGACAGCGAAGTGTGCGAACTGCCCTTCAACCGCATGGAAAGCCTGGGGCGCGACATTCCCAGCCTGCAGCATCACTTTTTCCGGCTGATGAGCCGCGAGATCGTGCGTGACCAAAACGTCATGCTGCTGTTGGGCAATATGAAAGCGGAAGAACGTCTGGCCGCCTTCCTGCTGAATCTGTCGCAGCGCCTGTCCACCCGCGGCTTTGCCGCCAACGATTTCATCCTGCGCATGAGCCGTGAGGAAATCGGCAGCTTCCTCGGCCTGAAACTGGAAACCGTCAGCCGCACGCTGTCCAAGTTCCAGCAGCAAGGCTGGCTGAGCGTGGACCACAAGCACATCCAGCTGATCAAGGCCGATGCACTGAAAGACCTGATCTCCGGTTGCACCCACGCCAACGGCGTATAA
- a CDS encoding RNA methyltransferase, whose amino-acid sequence MNKPQVPDFLKNIRIVLARPNHPGNIGSAARAMKTMGLTRLYLVEPKVFPSDEANALASGAVDVLESATVVASLSEALSDVTVACALTSRRRELTTPLSTPRETTPELVARARDGEQVALVFGNETFGLSIEEVEQCNRLVTIPGNPDYFSLNLAMAVQVMTYELFSHTGVDVEYLRPESETASLGEVEGFCQHLDQTMDAIGYYRRRNSERLMRRMRALFNRSGMLRDEVDILRGLMKQIQRVADGHEHGGES is encoded by the coding sequence ATGAATAAACCCCAAGTACCTGATTTTCTGAAAAACATTCGCATCGTGTTGGCTCGGCCCAACCATCCGGGCAATATCGGTTCGGCCGCACGGGCGATGAAAACCATGGGGCTGACCCGCCTGTATCTGGTTGAACCCAAAGTGTTTCCCAGCGATGAAGCCAATGCGCTGGCCTCCGGCGCGGTGGATGTGCTGGAGAGTGCCACCGTGGTGGCCAGCCTCAGCGAAGCGCTCAGCGACGTCACCGTGGCCTGCGCGCTCACCAGCCGCCGCCGCGAGCTGACCACCCCGCTGTCCACCCCGCGCGAAACCACGCCGGAACTGGTGGCCCGCGCCCGCGATGGCGAGCAGGTGGCGCTGGTGTTCGGCAATGAAACCTTCGGTCTGTCGATTGAAGAAGTGGAGCAGTGCAACCGGCTGGTGACCATTCCGGGCAACCCGGACTACTTTTCGCTCAACCTGGCGATGGCGGTACAGGTGATGACTTACGAGCTGTTCAGCCATACCGGCGTTGATGTGGAATACCTGCGCCCAGAAAGTGAAACCGCCAGCCTGGGCGAGGTGGAAGGCTTCTGCCAGCATCTGGACCAGACCATGGATGCCATCGGCTACTACCGCCGCCGTAACAGCGAGCGACTGATGCGCCGTATGCGCGCGCTGTTCAACCGTTCCGGCATGCTGCGCGACGAGGTGGACATCCTGCGCGGCCTGATGAAGCAGATCCAGCGCGTGGCAGACGGCCATGAGCATGGCGGCGAATCCTGA
- a CDS encoding RrF2 family transcriptional regulator: MQLNRFTDLGLRVLMYLTHRDRAQPVTISEIAERFAVSRNHLVKVVHFMGLQGWLNNSRGKGGGLALAQAAEHYRLGQIIRVLEGNAPLIDCAEPPCALRQDCQLKAVLDLATQAFFSTLDGYTLRDIIASPTGEAIIRLHRQSTSLPPDDTSSDG, from the coding sequence ATGCAACTGAACCGCTTCACCGATCTTGGCCTGCGCGTGCTGATGTATCTGACACACCGCGACCGCGCCCAGCCGGTCACCATCAGCGAAATTGCCGAACGCTTTGCCGTATCGCGCAATCACCTGGTGAAAGTGGTGCATTTCATGGGGCTGCAAGGTTGGCTGAACAATAGCCGTGGCAAGGGTGGCGGTCTGGCGCTGGCCCAAGCCGCGGAACACTACCGCCTGGGTCAGATTATCCGCGTACTGGAAGGCAATGCCCCGCTGATAGACTGTGCCGAGCCACCTTGTGCTCTGCGGCAGGATTGCCAGTTAAAGGCGGTATTGGACCTTGCAACGCAGGCTTTTTTCAGCACCCTGGATGGCTATACCCTGCGCGACATCATTGCCAGCCCAACCGGCGAGGCCATTATTCGTCTGCATCGGCAGTCCACTTCCCTGCCACCGGATGACACCAGCAGCGACGGATAG
- a CDS encoding MBL fold metallo-hydrolase, with translation MKSLFAAVTSIALFGVVPFAQAAQPGLDIQVYNPGEKGIFAVSSEIIAGEKEVVLIDAQFSIADANKLVDKIKATGKKLTTVYISHSDPDYYFGLEAIKKAFPDVRVLATPETVAAIHASKDGKLAFWGPILKENAPKQVFTPDVLQGNTLTVDGNKLEVMGLKGPTPDRSYVWIPSIKAVVGGVVVMANQHVWIADTQTEKSRQNWLQTLADIEALKPTMVVPGHYMLNKDGSQPFTIKSVQFTRDYLKAFDKEAKESKNSAELIAAMKKLYPGLAGDNLLDMSAKVIKGEMQWPAAEAKPAYPAAGKKVAVSFGETTFELNFHDDKSMSYIGTAGMFKGMGDDVQYTAVPIRPQVFMVYWHEPKTGSNVVHVQDFENGIVYTNIAQTDGQFLHMQGKLAVQNG, from the coding sequence ATTCAGGTTTATAACCCTGGAGAAAAAGGCATATTTGCGGTTTCCTCTGAAATCATTGCCGGTGAAAAAGAAGTTGTGCTGATTGACGCGCAATTCTCCATTGCCGATGCCAATAAGCTGGTAGATAAAATCAAGGCAACAGGCAAGAAGCTGACCACGGTTTATATCAGTCATAGTGATCCGGATTATTATTTTGGTCTGGAGGCTATTAAAAAAGCCTTCCCGGATGTGCGTGTGCTTGCCACGCCTGAAACGGTGGCCGCTATCCATGCCAGCAAAGATGGCAAACTGGCTTTCTGGGGGCCTATTCTGAAAGAAAATGCACCCAAGCAAGTGTTTACACCAGACGTACTGCAAGGCAATACCTTGACTGTGGATGGTAATAAACTGGAAGTGATGGGCTTGAAAGGCCCAACTCCGGATCGCAGTTATGTGTGGATTCCGTCTATCAAGGCAGTAGTAGGTGGTGTGGTGGTGATGGCCAATCAGCATGTCTGGATTGCGGATACCCAGACTGAAAAATCGCGGCAGAACTGGTTGCAAACCCTGGCGGATATCGAGGCGCTCAAGCCGACCATGGTAGTGCCGGGGCATTACATGCTGAATAAAGATGGCAGCCAGCCGTTTACCATCAAGTCCGTGCAGTTTACCCGTGATTATCTCAAAGCCTTTGATAAGGAAGCGAAAGAAAGCAAGAATTCTGCAGAATTGATTGCAGCCATGAAAAAACTATATCCGGGTTTGGCTGGTGACAATCTGCTGGATATGAGTGCAAAAGTAATCAAAGGTGAAATGCAATGGCCGGCGGCAGAAGCAAAGCCTGCTTATCCGGCAGCCGGTAAAAAGGTGGCAGTCAGTTTTGGCGAAACCACCTTCGAACTGAATTTCCATGATGACAAGTCGATGAGCTATATCGGCACTGCCGGCATGTTCAAGGGCATGGGGGATGATGTGCAATACACCGCGGTGCCGATTCGTCCGCAGGTTTTCATGGTGTACTGGCATGAACCCAAGACCGGTTCCAATGTGGTCCATGTGCAAGATTTCGAGAACGGCATTGTCTACACCAATATTGCGCAGACCGATGGCCAGTTCCTGCACATGCAGGGCAAATTGGCAGTACAGAACGGATAA
- the hemN gene encoding oxygen-independent coproporphyrinogen III oxidase yields the protein MHTTHPFSPTHCEFDRALIERLDGSGPRYTSYPTADRFTPVFGEKDYKSWLMQRHLGMHQNAISLYVHIPFCNTVCYYCGCNKIITKDKSRADRYLDYLEKEIKLVAAALGCREKIIQLHFGGGTPTFLSDAQLDRLMSMLRTHFDFLPEGEYSIEIDPRKVGRETVHHLARLGFNRMSVGIQDFDPQVQQAVNRVQSEAETLEVIEAAREAGFKSVSVDLIYGLPLQTRESLKRTLDKVIAIAPDRLALYNYAHLPTVFMPQRRINEADLPAASTKLDILQDAVKSLADAGYVFIGMDHFAKPEDDLAIALRQARLQRNFQGYSTHADCDMIGLGVSSIGKVGPCYSQNEKDLDSYYAALDEGRLPVMRGMVLDQDDILRRGIIQALMCRFSLSVEAIEQVHGINFAEYFAAELPAIREYHKLGLLTFDGDFLMVEPKGRFLIRNIAMLFDRHLRERETKARYSKTI from the coding sequence ATGCACACCACCCATCCGTTTTCGCCTACCCACTGTGAGTTCGACCGAGCATTGATCGAACGTCTTGATGGCTCTGGCCCAAGATACACTTCTTACCCGACCGCAGACCGGTTTACCCCGGTGTTTGGCGAGAAGGACTATAAAAGCTGGCTGATGCAGCGCCATCTGGGCATGCATCAGAACGCAATATCATTGTACGTTCACATACCGTTCTGCAACACGGTATGTTACTACTGCGGCTGTAACAAAATCATCACCAAGGACAAAAGCCGCGCCGACCGTTATCTCGACTATCTGGAAAAAGAGATCAAGCTGGTTGCCGCTGCACTTGGTTGCCGGGAAAAAATCATCCAGCTGCACTTTGGCGGCGGCACGCCGACCTTCCTGTCCGATGCGCAGCTTGACCGGCTGATGAGCATGCTGCGAACGCACTTCGATTTTTTGCCGGAGGGAGAATATTCCATCGAGATCGACCCGCGCAAGGTGGGTCGTGAAACCGTGCATCATCTGGCGCGTTTGGGCTTCAACCGCATGAGCGTGGGTATTCAGGACTTCGATCCGCAGGTGCAGCAGGCAGTCAACCGCGTGCAAAGCGAGGCGGAAACGCTGGAGGTGATTGAGGCTGCACGCGAAGCCGGCTTCAAGTCGGTCAGCGTGGATCTGATCTACGGCCTGCCTCTGCAAACGCGCGAGTCGCTCAAACGCACGCTGGACAAGGTGATTGCCATCGCTCCGGACCGTCTGGCGCTGTACAACTATGCCCATTTGCCCACGGTGTTCATGCCGCAACGGCGCATCAACGAGGCTGACCTGCCTGCTGCCAGCACCAAGCTGGACATCCTGCAGGATGCAGTAAAGAGCCTGGCGGATGCCGGTTATGTATTCATTGGCATGGACCACTTTGCCAAGCCGGAGGACGACCTGGCCATTGCCTTGCGCCAGGCCCGCTTGCAGCGCAATTTCCAGGGTTATTCCACTCATGCCGACTGCGACATGATCGGCCTTGGCGTGTCCTCCATCGGAAAGGTTGGCCCCTGTTACAGCCAGAACGAGAAAGACCTGGACAGCTATTACGCCGCACTGGACGAAGGCCGCCTGCCAGTGATGCGCGGCATGGTGCTGGATCAGGACGACATCCTGCGTCGTGGCATCATCCAGGCTTTGATGTGCCGCTTCTCGCTGTCGGTGGAGGCCATCGAACAGGTACACGGCATCAATTTCGCCGAGTATTTTGCTGCCGAGCTGCCCGCCATCCGCGAGTATCACAAGCTGGGCCTGCTGACTTTTGACGGCGACTTCCTGATGGTGGAGCCCAAGGGGCGTTTCCTGATTCGCAATATCGCCATGTTGTTTGACCGCCACTTGCGTGAGCGTGAAACCAAGGCACGTTATTCGAAGACAATTTGA
- a CDS encoding DUF1853 family protein, translating into MSMAANPDCGFYLPYTQPALRDLAFLLTAPAPWDSGCNLSPQRLLGPDGPALLAALEQDPGPLVHWLAKQPCLRLGRYAERLLAFWFHLAPHIELVAANLPLQDASGRTIGEFDFLIRLDGEPLHVETASKFYLQLGEGPDSLVGPSLRDAWLLKAGKLQAQLQLSRHPLARRVLPPDFIGCASQARLAGWFFYSRPTRLVPPLAADQLQGWISPLLQPWPATSPASRWLWLSRLSWLAPARVAEAEVREQHSLRQELHQAVVPQLVAELLPLGDGYWEEVARGFVVPPGWPEATRLQALMASLQGSPAT; encoded by the coding sequence ATGAGCATGGCGGCGAATCCTGATTGCGGTTTTTATCTGCCCTACACGCAGCCTGCGCTGCGTGATCTGGCTTTTTTGCTGACCGCCCCCGCTCCCTGGGATAGTGGCTGCAATCTTTCACCACAACGCCTGCTGGGCCCCGACGGCCCGGCCTTGCTGGCCGCGCTGGAGCAAGACCCAGGCCCGCTGGTCCACTGGCTGGCGAAGCAGCCTTGCCTGCGGCTTGGGCGCTATGCCGAACGGCTGCTGGCTTTCTGGTTTCACCTTGCGCCCCATATCGAACTGGTGGCCGCCAATCTGCCGCTGCAAGACGCCAGCGGCCGCACCATCGGCGAGTTTGATTTCCTGATCCGGCTGGATGGCGAACCGCTGCACGTGGAAACCGCCAGCAAATTCTATCTGCAACTGGGCGAGGGGCCGGACAGTCTGGTAGGCCCCAGTCTGCGCGATGCCTGGCTGCTGAAGGCGGGTAAATTGCAGGCGCAGTTGCAGCTGTCCCGCCACCCCCTGGCCCGGCGCGTCCTGCCGCCCGACTTTATTGGCTGTGCCAGCCAGGCCCGGCTGGCCGGCTGGTTTTTCTATTCCCGACCGACACGCCTCGTCCCGCCATTGGCAGCGGATCAGCTGCAAGGCTGGATCAGCCCGCTTTTGCAGCCTTGGCCCGCAACCAGCCCGGCATCGCGCTGGTTGTGGCTGTCACGCTTGAGCTGGCTGGCACCGGCCCGTGTGGCCGAAGCCGAAGTGCGCGAACAGCACAGCCTGCGCCAGGAATTGCATCAGGCCGTAGTGCCGCAACTGGTGGCCGAACTGCTGCCGCTGGGCGATGGCTACTGGGAGGAAGTGGCGCGCGGCTTCGTGGTGCCGCCCGGCTGGCCCGAAGCAACGCGCCTGCAAGCATTGATGGCCAGCTTGCAAGGGAGTCCGGCCACATGA
- a CDS encoding inositol monophosphatase family protein, which translates to MHPMLNIAVKAARRAGSVIQRASLNLDTIRVEKKKHNDFVTDVDRAAEQAIVDMILEAYPKHAILAEESGAKGVGSSEYEWIIDPIDGTTNFLHGHQQYAISIALAHKGQVQQAVVYDPSRNDLFTASRGVGAFLNDRRIRVSKRFMMNECVIATGFPVTDQSYIDQYLGMLKDVLGKTAGVRREGAASLDLCNVACGRVDGFWELNLKPWDIAAGSLIVQEAGGIVTDLTGEQEWMESGDIVAANPKVLAQLLATIAPHLNK; encoded by the coding sequence ATGCATCCGATGCTCAATATCGCGGTTAAAGCCGCCCGCCGTGCTGGCAGTGTAATCCAGCGTGCGTCGCTTAACCTCGATACCATTCGTGTAGAGAAGAAAAAGCACAATGACTTTGTGACCGACGTGGACCGCGCTGCCGAACAGGCCATCGTGGACATGATTCTGGAGGCGTATCCCAAGCACGCCATTCTAGCAGAAGAGTCCGGCGCCAAAGGCGTGGGCTCCTCCGAATACGAATGGATCATCGACCCCATCGACGGCACCACCAACTTCCTGCATGGCCACCAGCAATACGCCATTTCCATCGCGCTGGCGCACAAGGGCCAGGTACAGCAGGCCGTGGTGTACGACCCTAGCCGTAACGATCTGTTTACCGCCTCGCGCGGTGTTGGTGCCTTCCTCAACGACCGCCGCATCCGTGTTTCCAAGCGCTTCATGATGAATGAATGCGTGATCGCCACCGGTTTCCCGGTGACCGACCAAAGCTATATCGACCAATACCTGGGCATGCTCAAAGACGTGCTGGGCAAGACTGCCGGCGTACGTCGCGAAGGCGCTGCCTCGCTCGACTTGTGCAATGTGGCTTGCGGCCGCGTGGACGGCTTCTGGGAACTGAACCTGAAACCGTGGGACATCGCTGCGGGCAGCCTGATCGTGCAGGAAGCCGGTGGCATCGTCACCGACCTGACCGGCGAACAGGAGTGGATGGAATCCGGCGACATCGTGGCCGCCAACCCCAAGGTGCTGGCCCAACTGCTGGCCACCATCGCGCCGCACCTGAACAAGTAA